In the genome of Streptomyces fagopyri, the window TGACCGTTGTGTGGACCCTCCGGCCGAACGGCTGAGCGGACCACCCGCCATGGCGGACGGCCCCCTCCGGTACCGGGCCGGGCGGCGGGTCCGTCCGCCGTTCCGCCGTCTGACGTTCTGACGCCCGTCGTCCGTCGTCCGTCGTCCTGCCGTGCTGCCCGTGCTGCCGTGCTGTCCTCCCCCCGTTCGCCGTTCGCCGTTCGCCGTTCGCCGTTCGCCGTTCGCCGTTCGCCGTTCGCCGTTCGCCGTTCGCCGTTCGCCGTTCGCCGTTCCGCCGGGCGCGACGCGTCCGCTCGCGACCCCGCGGTGTCGGCGGACACCCCGCGCCATTGTCGGAGAATGAGCGTTCTCCTAGGCTGGGCCGACGTTGTCGACGTCGTTCTCCAGGAACGGAGATGTGCATGCTCAGCAAGAGCGAAGCCGCCGAAGCCGTCCGTCGTGCCAAGGTCAGGACAGGGGTCACATGGGCCCAGCTCGCCGAAGCGGTCGGCAAGCCCCTCGCGTGGACGACAGCCGCGCTGCTGGGGCAGCACCCCATGCGCGAGGAGGAGGCGACGACGGCCGCGGCGCTCCTCGAACTCGGCGACGACGCCGTCCTCGCCTTCCAGCTCCAGCCGACCCGAGGTGCCCTGGACGCCGCGGTCCCCGTGGACCCCACGATCTACCGGCTCTACGAGGTCGTGCAGGTCTACGGTCCGACGATCAAGGAGCTGATCCACGAGCAGTGCGGCGACGGCATCATGAGCGCGATCAACTTCCGCCTCGACGTGCGGCGCGTGCCCGACCCCGCCGGTGACCGGGTCGTCGTCACTCTCGACGGGAAATACCTCCCCTACCAGTGGTAGCGCGCCCCCTGCCCGTGGGGGCGGCCACCGGTGCCCCTCACCGGACTCCGCCGCGCCCGGCCGAGCGGTAGGCTTCCCGGCATGCGCTCGTGCGAGCGCATGCCGGGAATGACGTAACGGGAGGAACCGGCGTTGCACGTCCAGGATTGGCTCGAGACGGTGCCCGCGGTCAGCATCTACGCGCTGGTGGCCCTGGTCATCGGCCTGGAGAGCCTGGGTATACCCCTGCCCGGCGAGATCATCCTGGTCTCGGCGGCGCTGCTGTCCTCCCAGCACTCGGGGATCAACCCCGTCATCCTCGGGGCGTGCGCCAGTGTCGGCGCGATCGTCGGCGACTCCATCGGCTACGCGATCGGCCGCAAGGGCGGACGACCACTGCTGGCCTGGCTCGGTAGGAAGTTCCCACGGCACTTCGGTCCGGGACACGTCGCGACGGCCGAGCGGTCGTTCCAGAAGTGGGGCATGTGGGCCGTCTTCTTCGGCCGCTTCATCGCCCTGCTGCGCATCTTCGCGGGACCGCTCGCCGGTGTGCTGAAGATGCCCTACTGGAAGTTCCTCATCGCCAACGTGCTCGGCGGGATCATCTGGGCCGGGGGCACCACCGCCGTCATCTACTACGTCGGTGTCGTCGCGGAGTCCTGGCTGAAGCGGTTCTCGTGGGTCGGGCTGGTGGTGGCGGTGCTCATCGGGCTCGCCTCGATGCTGGTCGTCAGGCGCCGGGCGAAGCGGGTGTCCGCCGAGATGGACGAGGCGCGGCCGGAGCCGGTCGCCGCCGCCGAATAGGTCCTGTCACCGGGACGGGCGGGCCGGCCGCGACCGGTCACGCGGGTCCCCGCGCCCCCGGAGGGGTGCCTCTCAGCTCCCGGAGTTCTCCGACGCGTCCTTGTGGGCCTTGGCGAGCTCGACGTAGAAGGTGCCGTTGAGCGTGAGGCCCTCGCGCTCCTCCTCCGTCAACGGGCGCTTGACCTTCGCGGGCACGCCCGCCACCAGTGAGCCGGGCGGGACCCGCATCCCCTGCGGGACCAGGGCCTGGGCCGCGACCAGCGAACCGGCGCCGATCACCGCGCCGTTGAGGACCGTGGCCCCCATCCCGATCAGGCAGTCGTCCTCGACGGTGGCCCCGTGCAGTACGGCGTTGTGCCCGATCGAGACACGCTCGCCCACGGTGACGGGAAAGCCGGGATCGACGTGCAGGGTGCAGTTGTCCTGGACGTTGCTGTCGGCGCCTATGACGATCGGCCCGCAGTCCGCCCGCAGCACCGCGCCGTACCAGACACTCGCGCCCGCCCGCAGGGTGACGTCCCCGATGACCACCGCCGTGCGCGCCGTGAACGCCTCCGGGTCCACCCGCGGATCCTTGCCGCCGATCCCCATGATCAGCGCCTGCTGCGTCATCGCCGCCTCCTCGTCGTCGGTACACCGGCACCGTATGCCATGATCCCCGACCCGGTGGGGCGAAGATCACAGCCGTGATCTCTGCTGGCCCCTCCCGCCCCTGAGTACCGTGAGCGAGTGCCCAGCAACAGGAACGCGTTCTCGTCATGGCGGCGCCGTCTCGTGCAGAACGCCGTCCACGCGGGCTGGGCCTGGGTGCAGCGCACGGCCTCGGTCACGGCCGAACACCCGGGGCGGCTGCGCTTCGGGGCGATCGGAACAGGTACCAGACTCGCCTTCCCGCTCGGCACCGTGTTCGGTGAACCGTGGATCCACCTCGGCGACCACTGCATCGTCGGCGAACAGGTCACCCTCACCGCGGGGCTGATGCCCGACCTCGACCTCGGCCCCGACCCGATCCTGCGCCTGGGTGACGGTGTGGTGCTCGGCCGCGGCAGCCATGTCATCGCCGACACGACGGTCACCATCGGCAGCGACTGCTACTTCGGGCCGTACGTGTACGTGACGTCCACCAACCACTCGTACGACGATCCGCACGAGCCCATCGGCAAGCAGTGGCCGCGGATGGAGCCGGTGGAGATCGGTCCCGGCTGCTGGATCGGCACCGGGGCGGTGATCCTGCCCGGAGCACGGATCGGGCGGAACGTCGTGGTGGCGGCCGGTGCGGTGGTACGCGGCACGGTCCCCGACCACGCGGTCGTGGCGGGCGCTCCCGCCCGGGTCGTGCGGCGCTGGGATGCGGCGGCCGGATGGCAGCCGCCGCTGCGGACGCCGGCGCCGGTGCCGATCCCCGACGGTGTCACGCCGGAGCAACTGCTCGCGCTGTCGGGACTGGACGAGGCGGCCGTCGCACGGCTCGCGGAGCTGGACCTCGCGGCCGGGGAGGCCGCCGGGGACGTACGCGCCGAGTCCTGACCCGGCCCCGAACCGTCGTGAGCGTGACGGTCGCGGCTCAACCGTCGTGACCGTCACCGGGTCGGTTCGTCGCGAGCGTCACCGGGTCGACCCGTGGTGAGCGTGACCGTCCCGGCTCAACCCGTCGCGAGCATGACCGTGCCGATCAGTGCCAGGCCCGCGCCCGCCGCCTGGACGCCGCGCAGCCGTTCGCTGAGGAAGCCGCGGGCGGCCAGGGCCGTGACCACCGGGTAGAGCGAGGCGAGCACGGCGGCCACCGTCACCGGGCCGAGGTGGGCGGCGACGGAGTACGTGCCGTTGGCCGCCACGTCGGCGAGCCCGACGAAGGCGAACGACGGGAGCGCCCGCCAGGGGAAGCCGTCGCCGGGGAGCCCCGCGGAGCCGCGCCGCACCGAGGCCCACAACGCGGTGCCGCCGGCGACCACGTTGGTCACGCGCTGCACGAACAGGGCGAGGAACAGCCCCGTGACCGACGAGGACGCCTCCGCGATCAGGACGAACACCGTGCCGAAGCCCAGCGCGGCGAGCAGCGTCAGCAGG includes:
- the cynS gene encoding cyanase translates to MLSKSEAAEAVRRAKVRTGVTWAQLAEAVGKPLAWTTAALLGQHPMREEEATTAAALLELGDDAVLAFQLQPTRGALDAAVPVDPTIYRLYEVVQVYGPTIKELIHEQCGDGIMSAINFRLDVRRVPDPAGDRVVVTLDGKYLPYQW
- a CDS encoding DedA family protein, producing MHVQDWLETVPAVSIYALVALVIGLESLGIPLPGEIILVSAALLSSQHSGINPVILGACASVGAIVGDSIGYAIGRKGGRPLLAWLGRKFPRHFGPGHVATAERSFQKWGMWAVFFGRFIALLRIFAGPLAGVLKMPYWKFLIANVLGGIIWAGGTTAVIYYVGVVAESWLKRFSWVGLVVAVLIGLASMLVVRRRAKRVSAEMDEARPEPVAAAE
- a CDS encoding gamma carbonic anhydrase family protein is translated as MTQQALIMGIGGKDPRVDPEAFTARTAVVIGDVTLRAGASVWYGAVLRADCGPIVIGADSNVQDNCTLHVDPGFPVTVGERVSIGHNAVLHGATVEDDCLIGMGATVLNGAVIGAGSLVAAQALVPQGMRVPPGSLVAGVPAKVKRPLTEEEREGLTLNGTFYVELAKAHKDASENSGS
- a CDS encoding acyltransferase; translated protein: MPSNRNAFSSWRRRLVQNAVHAGWAWVQRTASVTAEHPGRLRFGAIGTGTRLAFPLGTVFGEPWIHLGDHCIVGEQVTLTAGLMPDLDLGPDPILRLGDGVVLGRGSHVIADTTVTIGSDCYFGPYVYVTSTNHSYDDPHEPIGKQWPRMEPVEIGPGCWIGTGAVILPGARIGRNVVVAAGAVVRGTVPDHAVVAGAPARVVRRWDAAAGWQPPLRTPAPVPIPDGVTPEQLLALSGLDEAAVARLAELDLAAGEAAGDVRAES